The nucleotide sequence AATAAGCGACGAGCGCTGAGCGTCTCAAGCTACTCAGGTAGCAGGGTCAATCGTTTCCGCTGGCAGACCGGGCGTCTGCCCCTCCCTGACTTGGCCGCCGCATCAGACCGGCGGCCTTTTTTTTGCGTCACGCAATCTGGACATCGCTAGATGTCGAGAACCAGTTCCTCGGACAAGGACCGAGAACAACAGATCGTTATCCTGTCGTTCCTTTGCTTCTCGGCATCGGTCTGAAAGGAATCCCTGTGCTCAGGTCGGCCCGCGAGGACCTTCGTAAGGCACGTTCCACATATTCCTTGTTCGCAGGAAAGGTCGACGCAGACTCCATTCTCCTCGAGGACCGAAGCGATCGATTTGTCGCCGGGCACAACAAGTCGTCGGCCGCTGCGCGATGCCACGACCGTGAACGATGCCCCGCCCTTCGCCTCGCCCGCGGAGAAGCTTTCGGTGTGAATCCTCTCCTCGAGGCAGCCAGCTTTTCTCGCCGCCGAAAGGGCAAAGTCGATGAAGCCTTTCGGTCCACATATGTAGATGCTCGTGCTGGAGCATACTCCGTTGAGATCCCGCTCTGGCTGAAATCGCTGCTCCGCCGGCCCATCGTCAACGTGCAGCCGAAATCGGCTAGCGAAGGGCGAGGCCGAGACTTCGTCGAGGAAGGGCGCACGATCCTGGGTCCGAACGCACAGGTGGAAGTCGAAATCATTGCCGATCGTCTGCAGCCGATAGGCCATCGAGAGAAGCGGAGTGATACCGATTCCCCCCGCCAGGAGGATCGCGCGTCCGCCATCTTCAACGAGCCCGAAATTGTTGCGCGGCCGCCCAATCTTGACGATCATTCCCTCACGAAAAGTCTCGTGAACCGCTCTGGATCCCCCTCTCGAGCCTGGATCGTTGAGGATCGCAAGTCTGTAATAGCCTGACTGGGAGGGATCATTGCAAACAGAATACTGCCGAACGAACTTGTCGGAGACATGGACATCAACATGCGATCCGGCAGAAGCACTCGGGAGTTCTTTTGACGTCGCGGATTCGAGCTCGATGCTCATGATATCGCGGGCAACGTAATGGAGCCTGCGAATCCTCACTTCCATCGTATGTTCTGGATCGACCATCGTTCCAATCCGACGCGTGTCATGAGCCACTAGCGGTTACCGCCGCAATGACTGGCCAAGGGCTGGATGTTATTCAATTCCCGAACTACGCGGAAATCGCTTTCCTGGAGACCAACTATCGGTCTGATCGATAGTATGCCCAAGTCCTGCGTATAAACGCCCCGCGCGGCCTCGGCGGCGAGCCTATGCGCCTCGAATGTCGGCAACGAGGCGTTCAACGTCGACAAGCAAGCCGGCGGACCGCTTGCTGAGTTCTTCGGCCGAACGAGACACGAGCTGCGCCGCTGCGCCGGTTTCGCTTGCCATCCGATTGACACGAACGATGTTGTCCGAGACCTGGTTCGTGCCGCGGGCCGCGTCCTGAATGTTGCGAGCGATCTGGCCAGTCGCAATGCCCTGCTGCTGAATTGCCGAGGCGATCGCCACCGTGATCTGGTTGATCGAGACGATCGTGCTACCGATGCCCTCGATGGCCTCGACCGCCTCCGTCGTCGCACCTTGCATGGCTTGTATCTGCGCGGAGATTGCCTCGGTTGCCTTCGCTGTTTGGCCAGCGAGCGACTTTACTTCATTTGCGACCACCGCGAAGCCGCTACCAGCCTCTCCAGCGCGCGCGGCCTCTATGGTGGCGTTGAGAGCCAGAAGATCGGTCTGACCGGCGATATTGGTGATCAATTTCACCACATCCCCGATCTTCTGGGCCGCGGCCGACAACCCATGCACGACTTCATTCGTGCGTTTGGCTTCATCGACGGCCTGTGAAGCAATCGTGGTCGATTGATCCACCTGGCGACCGATCTCATGAACCGACGCGGAAAGCTGCTCCGTTGCGGCGGCGACTGTCTGCACATTGGCCGAGGTTTGCTCTGCGGCAGCAGCGACCGTCGTCGCCTGTTCGCTCGCCTCTTCCGACGAAGCCGACATTCGCTGCGACGTGACGTGCATTTCGCGCGCTGCCTTGGCAAGCGTATCGAGCGATCTCCTGACCTCGGTTTCGAATTCATCGGCCATCCTGGTGATGAACTGCCTCTTTTCAACTTCGCTCTGCTGCCTCAGCTCGTCCTGAGCGTGACGCAAACGAACGGTCTCGGTCATGCCCTCCTTGAAGACCTGGACGGATCTGGCCATTGCGCCGATTTCGTCCTTTCTGTCCTGAGCGGGGATTGTCACCTCGGTTCCCCCGCTCGAGAGCTTGAGCATCGCCGTTGTCATTGCCGCGATGGGGTTGGCCACGTTGCGGCTGATCAGGAGAGATACTCCGGCCACGAGCAAGAGGATGAAGAAGACGATCCCTCCCAGGCGGCGCGCTTCGGTCCAGAAGATTTGGTCGATATCGTCGATATAGAGGGCGCTGGTCAGAACCCACCCGTATATCGGGACTTCAGTGGCATAGGTCAGGGTTTGCACCGGGTCGCTACCGCCGGGGCGCGGGAAGCTGAACGTAACGAAGCCGCCGCCACGAGCGGCGACCGCGACCGCTTCACGAAAGAAGTAGACGCCGTTTGCGTCTTTCGTTTGCGTCATATCCTTGCCCTCGACGGCTTGCTTGGGATGCACCTCGAGGATTCCCTGTTTGGTCGCGGCGTAGAAGGCGTTGTCCTTGTCGAAACGCAGCATGCGAAGCAGCGTTCTCGACCGTTCACGCGCTTCCAATTCTGACAGGCCGGCTTTGCGCCCGGCTTGGTTGTCGGCTTCGATCGCGGTGCGGGCCAGCAGAACCAGTTCTTTCACCTTCGCCTTTCTATCTTCGAGCAAGGTGTCCTTCAGGGTTGATAGACCGATGCCGGCGGTGCCGACCATCCCGAGAATTGACAACAAGACGACGATCAAGAGCTTGGTGGAGATGCGGAGCGATCCGAACATGCAATCAGTGTCCCGCGTTGGCAGAGTTGCGAGCCCGAGCGTTCACTTGGCGTGAGCTATTTCTTCAGGAGATCGTTGGTGTAGAAATCTGTAACCGGCTTGCTGACATCGACGCTCTCGGTTGCGGCGATCAGTTTCAACGCATCCGATATGGTCTTGTCGCTGATCCAGCCAGCCGGCCGGCTCTTCTCGAAATTCAGGGTGGCTGACGTGGCGACGATTTGCGCCTTGATCAACTCATCCGAAGGAGCTGCGCTCCAAGCGCCTTTCAGCGCCGCCGTCGCTGCCGCCGGCTCTGACCTTGTCAGCTCGATTGCCTCCTCGGTCGCTGCGAGGAAGCGCCTGAGCGGTTCGGATTTTTCGGCGATTCCCTTGTCGCTCACGACGACGGCCAGCCCAGGCACGGCGAGGCCGAACTTCGGCATGTCCAGCACAGGGAATTTTGTGCCGCTTCGCTCCTCGATGAGGGGCAGATCAACGTTGGTATAGACGCTGATGAGATCGACGCGCTTTTGCATGAATTGCGGAAATTTCACCTGCGGATCGACTTGAACCTTGTTGATCTTGTCGCAGTTGATCTTGTTGATCGCGCAGAAGACTTCCAGATAGGTCGTGGCCGGGTCTCCGACGGAGATCGCAAGCGATTTGCCTTCCATCTGCACGGGTGTCGTCACGGCCTTGTCGGGCCACGAAATGAGGGCGAAGGGGGCTCGCTCCTGATATATCGCCGCAAGTTTGACCGGCATTCCTTTTCCGATTGCCGAGATCGCGAATATGGCCGGGACGATCACGACGTCTTCGTTGCCGCGTACAAGACCTCCGAGAGCTGCCTGTGCACCGGCGCCTTCTCCGAGAACGACTTCGATTCCCTTCTTTTCGTAGAGGCCCCTCGCTTTACCCAGGTAGAGGAAGCCATACTCCCCCTTCAGCTTCCAGCTGAACCTGACGTTCACGGTGTCCAGGGCCTGCACTGTCGTTGTCCAGAACGAGGCGGCAATCGAGACCGCAACAACCCCAAGAACCTGACGCATCTTCGACATAAGTCCCTCCTCTTCGGTTCTGTGGGCAATTTGTCCGTCGCAGAAACGGTCCCCTTGGCCGTACTTTGATCTCGTATTGTGATCACAATTCGGTTAATGTCAAGCGACTTGCTCGTCGGGAGAACCACAAAACACCCGGGCCGGCAGATGCGCATCGGGTACACTCGCCAGGGAAGGGAGCGAAGAGCTTCCTACGCACCGTGGAAACTTCGAAGAGAATACCCATGCGATTCCGGCACCTCGACATGAATCTGCTCGTCGCGTTGGACGCCATCTTGACCCAGCAGAACATATCGCGGGCGGCCGAGCGATTGTTGCTGAGCCAATCAGCGACCAGCGGAATCCTATCCAGGCTACGAGAGCATTTCGAGGACGAATTGCTGGTTCGTAATGGCCGCCGGATGGTTCTCACACCTCTGGCAGAGGAACTGGCGGGTCCGCTCCGCGCCATCCTGACCGAAACGGAAAAGCTTTTGGCCATACGCAGCTCTTTTGACCCGGCGACGTCCGAGCGAAATTTTACAATCGCCTGCTCGGATTACGTCTGGGCAACTCTCATCGTCGATATCCTTGCCGCGTTGCGTGCCGTCGCCCCCTCGGTGAATATATTCTACCAGGGTCCAAGCACCCGCTTCTTTCGCACCGAAATCGATTTCCTGATCGTCCCGGATCGATTCATGCTGGAAGATTGTCCGTTCGCTTCCCTCCCCTCGATCAGCTACGAATGTATCGTATGGAAGGAAAACGAGAGTGTCGGAGATAGCTTGACGCTCGAGCAGTTTCTCGAGATGCGTCATGCGCAGGCCTATAGCGAACGAGCAACGTTCATTGAGACTTGGTTCTTCAAGCAATTTGGCCGCGCGCCGCAGGCCGGGATAACGGCACCAAGTTTCACCCTGCTTCCGCAAGCCGTTATCGGGACTCAATTCCTCGCGCTCATTCCCGCAGATCTGGCAGATCGGGCCGCGACGACTCTCCCGATCAGAAGGGTCGAAGCGCCCATATCCCTCCCCCTCATGACCGACGTTCTTCAGTGGCGCATCTCACATGAGCGAGATCCCGGGCTGCAATGGCTGCGA is from Bradyrhizobium xenonodulans and encodes:
- a CDS encoding PDR/VanB family oxidoreductase; the protein is MVDPEHTMEVRIRRLHYVARDIMSIELESATSKELPSASAGSHVDVHVSDKFVRQYSVCNDPSQSGYYRLAILNDPGSRGGSRAVHETFREGMIVKIGRPRNNFGLVEDGGRAILLAGGIGITPLLSMAYRLQTIGNDFDFHLCVRTQDRAPFLDEVSASPFASRFRLHVDDGPAEQRFQPERDLNGVCSSTSIYICGPKGFIDFALSAARKAGCLEERIHTESFSAGEAKGGASFTVVASRSGRRLVVPGDKSIASVLEENGVCVDLSCEQGICGTCLTKVLAGRPEHRDSFQTDAEKQRNDRITICCSRSLSEELVLDI
- a CDS encoding methyl-accepting chemotaxis protein, producing MFGSLRISTKLLIVVLLSILGMVGTAGIGLSTLKDTLLEDRKAKVKELVLLARTAIEADNQAGRKAGLSELEARERSRTLLRMLRFDKDNAFYAATKQGILEVHPKQAVEGKDMTQTKDANGVYFFREAVAVAARGGGFVTFSFPRPGGSDPVQTLTYATEVPIYGWVLTSALYIDDIDQIFWTEARRLGGIVFFILLLVAGVSLLISRNVANPIAAMTTAMLKLSSGGTEVTIPAQDRKDEIGAMARSVQVFKEGMTETVRLRHAQDELRQQSEVEKRQFITRMADEFETEVRRSLDTLAKAAREMHVTSQRMSASSEEASEQATTVAAAAEQTSANVQTVAAATEQLSASVHEIGRQVDQSTTIASQAVDEAKRTNEVVHGLSAAAQKIGDVVKLITNIAGQTDLLALNATIEAARAGEAGSGFAVVANEVKSLAGQTAKATEAISAQIQAMQGATTEAVEAIEGIGSTIVSINQITVAIASAIQQQGIATGQIARNIQDAARGTNQVSDNIVRVNRMASETGAAAQLVSRSAEELSKRSAGLLVDVERLVADIRGA
- a CDS encoding ABC transporter substrate-binding protein → MSKMRQVLGVVAVSIAASFWTTTVQALDTVNVRFSWKLKGEYGFLYLGKARGLYEKKGIEVVLGEGAGAQAALGGLVRGNEDVVIVPAIFAISAIGKGMPVKLAAIYQERAPFALISWPDKAVTTPVQMEGKSLAISVGDPATTYLEVFCAINKINCDKINKVQVDPQVKFPQFMQKRVDLISVYTNVDLPLIEERSGTKFPVLDMPKFGLAVPGLAVVVSDKGIAEKSEPLRRFLAATEEAIELTRSEPAAATAALKGAWSAAPSDELIKAQIVATSATLNFEKSRPAGWISDKTISDALKLIAATESVDVSKPVTDFYTNDLLKK
- a CDS encoding LysR family transcriptional regulator, yielding MRFRHLDMNLLVALDAILTQQNISRAAERLLLSQSATSGILSRLREHFEDELLVRNGRRMVLTPLAEELAGPLRAILTETEKLLAIRSSFDPATSERNFTIACSDYVWATLIVDILAALRAVAPSVNIFYQGPSTRFFRTEIDFLIVPDRFMLEDCPFASLPSISYECIVWKENESVGDSLTLEQFLEMRHAQAYSERATFIETWFFKQFGRAPQAGITAPSFTLLPQAVIGTQFLALIPADLADRAATTLPIRRVEAPISLPLMTDVLQWRISHERDPGLQWLRTLILDVAHRRSNSR